In a single window of the Populus alba chromosome 16, ASM523922v2, whole genome shotgun sequence genome:
- the LOC118047209 gene encoding uncharacterized protein: protein MGVIDYLDTILAPLSLFLMVGYHAYLWHCFKNKPSQISEGIEALKRKTWFAQLKEGDNKTGMLAVQSLRNAQMTTILTAAIAIIINLALAALTNNNYKASHLLSGSAFFGSQSGKLYVLKFGSASLSLLVSFLCSSMGLAFLIDANFLINAASPEFSPSPTYTQTVFERGFMLALMGNRILCITFPLLVWMFGPVLVALSSVALVWVLHGLDFPGRSICREMPPALNI from the exons ATGGGTGTCATTGATTATCTAGACACGATATTAGCCCCTCTGAGTCTCTTCCTCATGGTTGGTTACCATGCCTATCTATGGCATTGCTTCAAGAACAAACCATCTCAAATTAGTGAAGGAATTGAAGCattgaagagaaaaacatgGTTTGCACAATTGAAAGAG GGTGATAACAAGACCGGTATGCTAGCAGTGCAAAGCCTGAGAAATGCTCAGATGACAACTATATTAACTGCTGCAATAGCCATTATCATAAACCTGGCATTGGCTGCTTTGACCAACAACAACTATAAAGCAAGTCATCTCCTCAGTGGCAGTGCCTTTTTTGGCTCACAATCTGGGAAACTCTATGTTCTTAAATTTGGGTCAGCCTCGCTATCTCTCCTGGTAAGCTTCTTGTGCAGCTCAATGGGACTTGCATTCTTGATTGATGCTAATTTCTTGATTAATGCTGCCTCTCCTGAGTTCTCACCGTCACCTACATATACACAAACAGTATTTGAACGAGGTTTCATGTTGGCTCTTATGGGCAATCGGATCCTATGCATCACCTTTCCTTTATTGGTGTGGATGTTTGGCCCGGTGCTAGTCGCTTTGTCCTCTGTGGCACTTGTTTGGGTCCTCCACGGGCTTGATTTTCCTGGCAGGAGTATCTGTAGAGAAATGCCTCCTGCCTTGAACATATAA